The genomic region GCGCGGTGATCGAAGGGATCGCCAACAGCCCGGCGCAAGTCGAGGTACGTCAGAACGGCGCGCTGATCCACTCCACGGTGGTGCCCGCCGGGCCGTTTGCCCTGAGCGATGTGCGCCGCCTCAACACCCGCTCGGATGTGGAAGTCACGGTCAAGGAAAGCATCGGCGGTGAACGCCGTTTCACCGTGCCGGCGGCAATGCTGGGCCTCGGTTTGCCAGCGCCGGGCTATTCCCTGGCGGCAGGCCGCGTACGCAATATCGGCGACGCTCAGGGCACCGATCCCTGGGTGGTCAGCGCCGGCTGGACCGGCCCCGTGCACCCGCAACTGAGCGTCGGCGGCGGCATGACGGTGGCCGACGACTACCGTGCCGGCGGCGTCAGCCTGAGCTGGCTACCGTGGCTGGACAGCCAAGTGCAACTGACCAGCCAGGTGTCGAATAGCAGCGGCTGGGAACAGGCCTCTGGTGTGCAAACCGACCTGTCCTGGTCACAACGCCTGAATGAGCGATGGTCATTCAGTGCCGCCAATTCCTGGCGCAGCCCCGGCTATCGCGAGCTGGAAGAAAGCACTTACCGCCAGGTCACCAACGAGCACAGCCGTTCGCGTTACCGCGACCAGCAAAGCGCCACCCTGGGCTGGTCCCATCCCTGGCTCGGCGCCTTCAGTGCCGGGGTGTCCCGCTCAGCCAGCTTCGACGGCCGCAGTAGCAGCCGCGCCCTGGCGTCCTGGGGCACCAGCGTCAGAGGCGTATCGCTGTCTGCCAGCGCCGAATGGCAGATGGGCGGGCAGGATCAACAGGACAATGCCGTGTACCTGAATATCAGCCTGCCTCTGGGCGAGAATCGCCGGATGCGCGCCTGGGTGCGCAATTCCGGCGGCGAACATCGCACCGGCGTAGGCATGAACGACCAGCTCGACGATCAGTTGAGCTATCGCGTCAGCGCCGAGCATGACACTCGCGACAACCAGGTGGAAACCACCCTGGGCGTCTCTGCCCTGCCGCGCTACACCCAGCTCGACTTGAGCTACAGCCGCTCCGATGCAGAGCGTTCCAGCTACCAGGGCGGCGCACGCGGCGGCGTGGTGCTGCATGGCGATGGCGTGACGTTTTCACCCTACCCGGTGCGCGACACCTTCGCCTTGCTCTCAGTGGGCGAGATGAGCGGGATCAAGGTCAACACTCCCAGCGGGCCAGTATGGACCGACTGGCAAGGCCAGGCGGTTGTGCCCCAGGTGAGCGCCTATGGACGTAGCCCAGTGGAAGTCCAGACCCGTTCGCTGCCGCGCAACGCCGATATCACCAACGGCCTGGCGGTGATTGCCGCAGGTCGCGGCGCGGTGGACCGGGTTGAGTTCGGCGTGGGCCTGACGCGCCGCGCCTTGCTCACCGTCAGCACCGACGAGGGTGCGCCCTTGCCAAGGGGCGCCTCGGTCAGCACCGCAGCAGGCGAGTTCGTCACCCTGGTGCAGGATTCCAGCCAAGTGTTCCTGCCCAACGTGCTGGA from Pseudomonas synxantha harbors:
- a CDS encoding fimbria/pilus outer membrane usher protein; its protein translation is MKTVLSYRDGEAVPAASARPPLATLVLLCALVPAKAWSEAAPRPGFDAQTLHQRGIDPQLASLLLDAPRFTAGRHTITLRVNGQRRGRLEVAFDQQGRLCFDRALLEAAHLLTPNDSGPCHDFLGQYPQSLVEPDPATLSVALVVPTDALRPVPQDVSGYETGGFAGLLNYDLSGFYNRYGDDASRFGSANTEVGFNAGDWIVRSRQVQTWQDGLSRSTHLEAYAQRTFANHQAVLQAGQINLYNPVLAGAQINGVQVLTEQALQEQGQGAVIEGIANSPAQVEVRQNGALIHSTVVPAGPFALSDVRRLNTRSDVEVTVKESIGGERRFTVPAAMLGLGLPAPGYSLAAGRVRNIGDAQGTDPWVVSAGWTGPVHPQLSVGGGMTVADDYRAGGVSLSWLPWLDSQVQLTSQVSNSSGWEQASGVQTDLSWSQRLNERWSFSAANSWRSPGYRELEESTYRQVTNEHSRSRYRDQQSATLGWSHPWLGAFSAGVSRSASFDGRSSSRALASWGTSVRGVSLSASAEWQMGGQDQQDNAVYLNISLPLGENRRMRAWVRNSGGEHRTGVGMNDQLDDQLSYRVSAEHDTRDNQVETTLGVSALPRYTQLDLSYSRSDAERSSYQGGARGGVVLHGDGVTFSPYPVRDTFALLSVGEMSGIKVNTPSGPVWTDWQGQAVVPQVSAYGRSPVEVQTRSLPRNADITNGLAVIAAGRGAVDRVEFGVGLTRRALLTVSTDEGAPLPRGASVSTAAGEFVTLVQDSSQVFLPNVLEQPTLWVTLPGGSRCVLRFELPNKADPTVYFETAPARCQTP